From one Gallionella capsiferriformans ES-2 genomic stretch:
- a CDS encoding TRAP transporter substrate-binding protein, protein MKLRTIAICVLALGISGVANAAGEIIIKFSHVVAPDTPKGQAAERFKQVAEKLTRGRVKVEVYPNSQLYKDREEIEALQSGAVQMLAPSLSKFGPMGAPEFQLFDLPFLFPNQETLHRVMDGEAGKKLFAKLDTKGVTGLTFWDNGFKQMSSNKPMHAPTDLNGLKMRIQSSKVLNAQMKALGANPQVMAFSEVYTALQQGVVDGTENPVSNFYTQKMHEVQKHMTISNHGYLGYAVIVNKTFWDGLPADVRTSLNQAMKEATVYERDIAQKDNDDALARVIAAKTTTVYTLTPTERAEWQKTLLPLQKEFETIIGADLIKIANTTAAQVAKEQSVAKPAEKATPKK, encoded by the coding sequence ATGAAATTACGTACGATAGCGATATGTGTGCTGGCCCTGGGCATCTCAGGCGTGGCGAATGCAGCCGGTGAAATTATCATCAAGTTCAGTCATGTTGTCGCCCCTGACACCCCCAAGGGGCAAGCTGCCGAGCGCTTTAAGCAAGTCGCCGAAAAGCTGACCCGTGGCCGGGTTAAAGTCGAAGTCTATCCGAACAGCCAACTGTACAAAGACCGTGAAGAAATCGAGGCACTGCAAAGCGGCGCGGTGCAAATGCTCGCGCCCTCCCTGTCAAAATTCGGTCCGATGGGCGCCCCGGAATTTCAGTTGTTCGATCTACCCTTTCTATTCCCGAATCAGGAAACCCTGCACCGCGTGATGGATGGCGAGGCGGGTAAAAAGCTGTTTGCAAAACTCGACACCAAAGGCGTCACAGGGCTGACCTTCTGGGATAACGGGTTTAAACAGATGAGTTCGAACAAACCCATGCATGCCCCGACCGACCTAAACGGCCTGAAAATGCGCATACAATCGTCCAAGGTGTTAAACGCCCAGATGAAAGCGCTGGGGGCGAACCCGCAGGTCATGGCGTTCAGCGAAGTCTATACTGCCTTGCAACAAGGCGTTGTGGATGGCACGGAAAATCCCGTATCCAATTTTTACACCCAGAAAATGCATGAGGTGCAAAAACACATGACCATCTCCAACCATGGCTATCTGGGCTATGCGGTGATCGTCAACAAAACTTTCTGGGATGGCTTGCCGGCTGATGTGCGCACCTCGCTCAATCAGGCGATGAAAGAAGCAACCGTCTATGAACGCGATATTGCACAAAAAGATAACGACGATGCGCTGGCCCGCGTAATTGCCGCAAAAACCACCACCGTCTATACCCTGACCCCGACTGAGCGCGCCGAGTGGCAAAAAACCCTGCTGCCACTGCAAAAAGAATTCGAAACGATCATCGGCGCCGATCTGATTAAAATTGCTAATACCACCGCAGCACAGGTCGCCAAAGAACAGTCCGTCGCCAAACCTGCGGAGAAAGCCACGCCTAAGAAATAA
- a CDS encoding TRAP transporter small permease: MINRFLNHFEEFLIASFMAAATLVTFAAVVMRYTTGSGIDWAQELTIYLFIWMAKFGAAYGVRTGIHIGVDFLVNWVRPSIRKAMVIAALSLGVIFTGAISFFGARWVLFIHGTGQVSPDLEIPMWIVYLAIPFGSGLMCYRFMQVLKEFLKTGDLPVHDMGGQETAA; encoded by the coding sequence ATGATCAATCGTTTTCTGAATCACTTCGAGGAGTTTCTGATTGCCAGTTTTATGGCAGCAGCAACGCTGGTCACCTTTGCCGCGGTGGTGATGCGCTATACCACCGGCTCTGGCATCGATTGGGCACAAGAGCTCACCATTTATTTGTTCATCTGGATGGCTAAATTTGGTGCAGCCTACGGCGTGCGCACCGGCATCCACATCGGCGTGGATTTTCTAGTCAACTGGGTCAGACCCTCGATACGAAAAGCCATGGTGATTGCTGCCTTATCCCTGGGCGTCATTTTCACCGGTGCGATTTCTTTTTTCGGCGCGCGCTGGGTGTTGTTCATCCACGGCACAGGCCAAGTCTCGCCTGATCTTGAAATACCGATGTGGATCGTCTATCTGGCCATCCCCTTCGGTTCAGGATTGATGTGCTACCGCTTCATGCAGGTACTCAAAGAGTTTCTTAAAACAGGAGATCTACCCGTGCACGACATGGGCGGACAGGAGACCGCAGCATGA